A portion of the Halopelagius inordinatus genome contains these proteins:
- a CDS encoding branched-chain amino acid ABC transporter permease, translating into MAGIVLALLVATALGVVKLPFLLSLLSLAGMYVLLTLGLNVQWGYTGLINFSVAAFWGIGAYCAALLSAPSSPLELGLSPIVGFLAAVVVSAVVAVFIAIPTLRLREDYLAIASLGLAEVIRRLILNEEQWTAGSSGISGIPRLLPDLPLTQNATNFAVVVVLIALVYGFLWRVHRSPWGRVLRTIRSDEDLAKALGKNTYAFKMQSFVLGSVIMAIAGAFYVHVNLYIDPTDLIPLTTFYIWIAVILGGTGSNRGAVLGAATIIAIREGTRFLNDVAAFTSLGIDLAPIRLLLVGLLIILVVRVRPEGLLPPRDELVWPASRGREEDA; encoded by the coding sequence GTGGCGGGGATAGTTCTGGCCCTGCTGGTGGCGACGGCGCTCGGGGTCGTGAAGCTCCCGTTCCTCCTGTCGCTGCTCTCTTTGGCCGGGATGTACGTCCTCTTGACGTTGGGACTGAACGTCCAGTGGGGCTACACCGGCCTCATCAACTTCTCCGTCGCGGCGTTCTGGGGCATCGGGGCCTACTGCGCGGCGCTTTTGAGCGCGCCGAGTTCGCCGTTGGAACTCGGGTTGAGCCCGATTGTCGGGTTCCTCGCGGCCGTCGTCGTCAGCGCCGTCGTCGCCGTCTTCATCGCCATTCCGACGCTCCGCCTGCGCGAGGACTACCTCGCCATCGCGTCGCTCGGACTGGCCGAGGTCATCCGCCGACTCATCCTCAACGAGGAGCAGTGGACGGCCGGATCCAGCGGTATCTCCGGCATCCCGCGACTACTGCCGGACCTGCCGCTGACGCAGAACGCGACGAACTTCGCCGTCGTGGTGGTTCTCATCGCCCTCGTCTACGGCTTCCTGTGGCGGGTTCACCGCTCGCCGTGGGGCCGCGTCCTCCGGACGATTCGCTCCGACGAGGACTTAGCGAAGGCGCTGGGGAAGAACACCTACGCGTTCAAGATGCAGTCGTTCGTTCTCGGGTCGGTCATCATGGCCATCGCGGGGGCGTTCTACGTCCACGTGAACCTCTACATCGACCCGACGGACCTCATCCCGCTGACGACGTTTTACATCTGGATCGCGGTCATCCTCGGCGGGACGGGGAGCAACCGCGGCGCGGTTCTCGGGGCGGCGACGATAATCGCCATCCGCGAGGGGACGCGCTTTCTCAACGACGTCGCGGCGTTCACCAGTCTCGGCATCGACCTCGCGCCGATTCGACTGCTGTTGGTCGGACTGCTCATCATCCTCGTCGTGCGGGTTCGCCCGGAGGGACTGCTCCCGCCGCGCGACGAACTC
- a CDS encoding branched-chain amino acid ABC transporter permease, with protein sequence MILLQGLNPFQFVVNGIVFSSIIVLASIGLSLVYSIADFANFAHGDTLTVGAFGALAVVPVVAPAMEGILLFGLPVWLFVVLLVGMAVAAVVVVLTEFVVYRPLDAGSIELLITSIGVALSYRAVVFLAFGTSPQRYGVPRAGPIPEIRETFNLAVTPRQVAVVLSAVVLVGILHFVLQYTTLGRKMRATADDPNLARVSGIRTREVIVAMWVIGGVLAAAGGVFLGLETLVRPRMGFDILLIVFAAVILGGIGSVYGAMLGGLVIGMLYELTPMFSMVGIPIGSEYAEAVAFVIMVAILLVRPSGIMGETT encoded by the coding sequence ATGATTCTCCTCCAGGGTCTGAACCCGTTTCAGTTCGTCGTCAACGGAATCGTGTTCAGCAGCATCATCGTGCTCGCGTCTATCGGCCTGTCTCTGGTCTACAGCATCGCCGACTTCGCGAACTTCGCCCACGGGGACACCCTGACGGTCGGCGCGTTCGGCGCGTTAGCGGTCGTTCCAGTCGTCGCGCCCGCGATGGAGGGCATCCTCCTCTTCGGACTGCCCGTCTGGCTGTTCGTCGTGCTTCTCGTCGGGATGGCGGTGGCCGCCGTCGTCGTCGTCCTGACGGAGTTCGTAGTCTACAGACCGCTCGATGCGGGCTCTATCGAACTGCTCATCACGAGCATCGGGGTGGCGCTCTCGTACCGGGCCGTCGTCTTCCTCGCGTTCGGAACGAGTCCGCAACGGTACGGCGTCCCGCGGGCGGGGCCCATCCCCGAGATTCGCGAGACGTTCAACCTCGCGGTGACGCCCCGACAGGTCGCCGTCGTCCTCTCTGCGGTGGTTCTCGTGGGCATCCTCCACTTCGTCCTCCAGTACACCACGCTGGGGCGGAAGATGCGCGCCACCGCCGACGACCCGAACCTCGCGCGGGTCAGCGGGATTCGCACCCGCGAGGTCATCGTCGCCATGTGGGTCATCGGCGGCGTCCTGGCGGCGGCGGGCGGCGTCTTCCTCGGACTGGAGACGCTCGTCCGCCCGCGGATGGGGTTCGACATCCTGCTCATCGTCTTCGCCGCGGTCATCTTGGGCGGTATCGGCTCCGTCTACGGCGCGATGCTCGGCGGACTCGTCATCGGGATGCTGTACGAACTGACGCCGATGTTCTCTATGGTCGGCATCCCCATCGGCTCGGAGTACGCCGAGGCAGTCGCGTTCGTCATCATGGTCGCGATACTGCTCGTTCGACCGAGCGGAATCATGGGTGAGACGACGTGA
- a CDS encoding ABC transporter substrate-binding protein, producing the protein MESNGTDGKLDRRTLLKLSGAGLVGATAGCLEDSEGSGTEGEGTDSGGENTDENTDSSGGGQESYTIGMVDALTGSLAPYGKRNQRGKDLALAAINDVGIGSDGASLEIAVEDSESSNQSGVSAAQKLVEQNGVPLFIGAVGSGVSIAMYDSVTKGAGVVQISQNSTSPELTNVPGLLRTSPSGSAKGEALAKFIAEDHDKVAVTWVNNDYGTGLSNVFADTFEGDVVYNEPHDQGQSSYSGTLTEMANTDASAWLFLTYANEMTVMANESFDQGYNTQVDYYGAESTVADEILENTPEGSLDGMQGITESAPGDQENFKNFASTFKSEYDAEPTVWAAFTYDAVHIAALAIEAADEFTGEALNEVVRDVTRPEGQEAFTFEEAAGMLRDGGSPSDVDYQGVSGLVDLDENGDPPGTYQVYSVQEHAYEYGEYITS; encoded by the coding sequence ATGGAATCTAATGGCACGGACGGGAAACTCGACCGTCGTACGCTGTTGAAGCTCTCTGGGGCCGGTTTGGTGGGGGCCACGGCCGGATGTCTCGAAGACTCCGAAGGGTCCGGAACCGAAGGTGAAGGGACCGACTCCGGCGGGGAGAACACCGACGAGAACACCGACTCCAGCGGCGGCGGCCAAGAGTCGTACACCATCGGGATGGTGGACGCGCTCACGGGTTCGCTCGCGCCGTACGGCAAGCGGAACCAACGGGGCAAGGACCTCGCACTCGCGGCGATAAACGACGTGGGAATCGGCTCCGACGGGGCTTCGCTCGAAATCGCCGTCGAGGACTCCGAGTCGTCGAACCAGTCCGGCGTCTCCGCCGCGCAGAAACTCGTCGAACAGAACGGCGTCCCGCTTTTCATCGGCGCCGTCGGCTCCGGCGTCTCCATCGCCATGTACGACTCCGTCACGAAGGGTGCCGGCGTCGTCCAGATTTCACAGAACTCCACCAGCCCCGAACTCACCAACGTTCCGGGACTGCTCCGAACGAGTCCCTCCGGGTCGGCCAAAGGTGAGGCTCTCGCGAAGTTCATCGCCGAGGACCACGACAAAGTCGCCGTCACGTGGGTCAACAACGACTACGGGACCGGCCTGTCGAACGTCTTCGCGGATACGTTCGAGGGGGACGTCGTCTACAACGAACCGCACGACCAAGGGCAGTCGTCGTACAGCGGAACGCTCACCGAGATGGCAAACACCGACGCGTCGGCGTGGTTGTTCCTCACCTACGCCAACGAGATGACCGTGATGGCCAACGAGTCGTTCGACCAAGGCTACAACACGCAGGTCGACTACTACGGCGCGGAATCGACCGTCGCCGACGAGATTCTGGAGAACACGCCGGAGGGGAGCTTAGACGGCATGCAGGGCATCACGGAGTCCGCCCCCGGCGACCAGGAGAACTTCAAGAACTTCGCTTCGACGTTCAAGTCCGAGTACGACGCCGAACCGACCGTCTGGGCGGCGTTCACCTACGACGCGGTCCACATCGCGGCGCTGGCCATCGAGGCGGCCGACGAGTTCACGGGCGAGGCCCTGAACGAAGTCGTCCGCGACGTGACCCGCCCGGAGGGCCAAGAGGCGTTCACCTTCGAGGAGGCGGCCGGGATGCTCCGCGACGGCGGGTCGCCGAGCGACGTGGACTATCAGGGCGTCAGCGGCCTCGTCGACTTAGACGAGAACGGCGACCCGCCGGGCACCTATCAGGTGTACAGCGTCCAAGAGCACGCCTACGAGTACGGCGAGTACATCACGAGCTAA